The genomic window GTCACATCCTTTTTTGTTGGAGTAAATCAATCAGTAAGTGTACAAGTTTGTTGTTTTTCATTGTCGGCGAATAAAGATAAGAAAATGTTCGATAAAAAGGAGAATGTTTAACGTAAACAATCGATAAGTTTTTATGATTCAACTCCTGTTCAATGACATGACGTGAAAGGAGGGCTAAACCGTTTCCGTGCATTAACGTTTCTTTTATTCCTTGATTGCTGCTAATAATTATCAGTGATTTTACTTTTAGCCCATTTGAACGAATAAAATGGTTAAAATATTCACGTGTGCCAGACCCTAATTCGCGTGTAATCCATAGTTGGTTTTGTAAATCGTTTATCGATACTTCCTGTTTGTGAGCGAGAGGATGATCGTTAGACGCAACGATGACTAGCTCATCTTGCATAAATGGGTACACCACAAGCTCTTTTTCATTTGTTTGACCTTCAATTAAACCGATATGTGTTTGATACGTACGAACGAGCTCTACAATTTCTTTTGTATTGCCGATGATCACTTCCAATTGTAATTCTGGATAATCGTTTTGTAAGGCGCATAAAAAGGTAGGTAGCACGTATTCCCCGATCGTAAAACTAGCCCCAATTTTTAATGTTCCTTTCACACAGTCGTGATGTTCCAAAATATCTTGTTTCGTTTGTTCGTATAACGTGATCATTTTTTTTGCTCGATCATAAAGCAATTCTCCCGTTGGCGTCATTTGTAGCTCTTTTGGTGAACGAATAAATAGTTTTGTTTGAAACTCTTTTTCTAAATTTTTAATGTGCAAGCTTACACTTGGTTGAGATAAATGAAGAATTTCTGCTGTTTTTGTGAAATTTTTCACCTCAGCTAATGTAATAAATGTTTTTAATTGTTCGTACATATCGCTCGCTCCTTAGTTATTAAAAAAATAAATAGTTCTGATAATTTATATTTATTTTACTAATTTTATTTTTTACGGTAAAGTCAAATAAAACATACTTGATTTATAGGAATAGTAGAAAAATGAGAGGTGAAACATGTTGCCATTTCAAGTGACAAACAGTCCATTTAATGAAGAACAAGTCGAGCTCCTCAATCGGCTTTGGCCAACGTTAAATTCCGCACAAAAACTTTGGCTAAGTGGGTATTTAGCTGCAACCGAGTCGGTCGGAGCGCTTCAACAAGAAGCATCTGCAACGAAGGAAGTGACCGTTCTTTACGGGTCGCAAACAGGAAACGCGCAAAAACTAGCGGAAAAAGTAGGAGAAACGCTTAAACATCGCGGGTTTCATGTCACCGTTTCCTCGATGCTTGATTTTAAGCCAAACGAGTTGAAAAAAATAAATACGTTGCTCCTTGTTGTTAGCACATACGGAGAAGGGGAACCACCAGATAACGCCTTGTCATTTTACGAATTTCTTCGTAGCAAGCGCGCACCAAAACTCGATCATCTTCGTTTCTCTGTATTGGCGCTTGGCGATACGTCGTATGAACATTTTTGTAAAACGGGAAAAGATTTTGATAAACGGCTAGAAGAGCTAGGCGGAAAGCGGTTATACGAACGCGTCGATTGTGACGTCGATTATGAAGAAAAAGCAGCGAAATGGCTAGAGGGAGTGCTTGGTGAGTTAGATAAGCAAGGAGCCATTTCCGTAGCAACAACTTCATCTGCACAAGCGAAGCCAACGACCATTTATTCACGAAAACATCCGTTTCAAGCGGAAGTATTAGAAAATATCAATTTAAATGGACGCGGCTCAAACAAAGAAACACGCCATATCGAATTATCGCTA from Anoxybacillus gonensis includes these protein-coding regions:
- a CDS encoding LysR family transcriptional regulator, whose translation is MYEQLKTFITLAEVKNFTKTAEILHLSQPSVSLHIKNLEKEFQTKLFIRSPKELQMTPTGELLYDRAKKMITLYEQTKQDILEHHDCVKGTLKIGASFTIGEYVLPTFLCALQNDYPELQLEVIIGNTKEIVELVRTYQTHIGLIEGQTNEKELVVYPFMQDELVIVASNDHPLAHKQEVSINDLQNQLWITRELGSGTREYFNHFIRSNGLKVKSLIIISSNQGIKETLMHGNGLALLSRHVIEQELNHKNLSIVYVKHSPFYRTFSYLYSPTMKNNKLVHLLIDLLQQKRM